The following proteins are co-located in the Urocitellus parryii isolate mUroPar1 chromosome 15, mUroPar1.hap1, whole genome shotgun sequence genome:
- the LOC113184479 gene encoding major allergen I polypeptide chain 1-like, producing MKPASALVLLGTALLLILGANCDICPAVKKDVEIFMKGTLEEYVAYVSRFQSNPLVLNNAKILKQCIDAKLTEEDKDLVLSGLDKIYASDLC from the exons ATGAAGCCAGCTAGTGCTCTTGTGCTGCTGGGCACTGCTCTCCTCCTGATCTTGGGTGCAA ATTGTGATATTTGCCCGGCTGTGAAAAAGGATGTTGAGATTTTCATGAAGGGTACTCTCGAAGAATATGTTGCATACGTGTCAAGATTCCAAAGTAACCCTTTAGTATTGAACAACGCTAAAATACTAAAGCAATGCATTGATGCCAAACTGACAGAAGAGGATAAGGATCTGGTGCTCAGTGGGCTG GATAAAATATACGCAAGCGATCTGTGTTGA